A part of Gossypium hirsutum isolate 1008001.06 chromosome A07, Gossypium_hirsutum_v2.1, whole genome shotgun sequence genomic DNA contains:
- the LOC107956340 gene encoding uncharacterized protein, producing the protein MSRRKKIGGGEKIVLNEECSAVVSMKVPFKLRDPDSFTIAIEIGRVSFRNALRDVGASINLMSLSIYRRLGLGELKEMTVSLQLAYQYLVCLDGVLEVVLVNVRKFIFPIDFTVLDFEEDHKILVLVRRPFLATSRAIIDVRKRELTMDIEGETKIFKCVEPKSRSNEVLQSQGCSYAMQENSKVNEDKANLMIFK; encoded by the exons ATGTCTCGTAGGAAGAAAATAGGGGGAGGAGAGAAAATCGTTCTTAATGAGGAATGTAGTGCAGTAGTGTCTATGAAAGTTCCTTTCAAGCTCAGGGATCCTGATAGCTTTACCATTGCCATAGAGATAGGTAGAGTTAGTTTCAGGAATGCCCTACGTGACGTAGGTGCAAGTATTAACCTCATGTCATTGTCCATTTATAGGAGGTTAGGTTTGGGAGAGCTTAAAGAAATGACAGTTAGCTTACAATTAGCTTACCAATATTTGGTATGTCTTGATGGAGTCCTTGAAGTTGTGTTAGTGAATGTTAGGAAATTCATTTTTCCCATTGACTTTACTGTACTGGACTTTGAAGAGGATCACAAAATTCTTGTACTAGTAAGGAGACCTTTCTTGGCCACATCTAGAGCTATTATAGATGTGAGAAAGAGAGAGTTGACTATGGACATCGAGGgagaaactaaaattttcaaatgtgttGAACCCAAGTCTAGGTCTAATGAGGTTTTGCAATCACAAGG GTGTTCATACGCCATGCAAGAGAATTCTAAAGTGAACGAGGATAAGGCGAACCTTATGATTTTCAAGTAG